The following are encoded in a window of Gopherus flavomarginatus isolate rGopFla2 chromosome 10, rGopFla2.mat.asm, whole genome shotgun sequence genomic DNA:
- the FAM237A gene encoding protein FAM237A, with protein MDPGNRGRIHSNMRLICSLLIMGVFCVTPFFCQSQNDPLSLGRADPQCWEFSTAALVEMRKPRISDSVSGFWDFMIFLKSSENLKHGALFWDLAQLFWDIYVDCVLSRTHGLGRRQLAEAEQKVTALHSQLTERKQGTFSHSQRTRVLNKKELIEDLSVHVHKSGSALLRRVIGGLGIKRKQ; from the exons ATGGATCCTGGGAACAGAGGAAGAATTCACTCCAACATGAGACTTATCTGCTCTCTGTTAATCATGGGAGTGTTTTGTGTGACTCCTTTCTTCTGCCAGAGCCAAAATGATCCACTGTCCCTTGGCCGAGCTGATCCCCAGTGCTGGGAGTTCTCCACAGCTGCCTTGGTGGAGATGAGGAAGCCACGTATTTCTGACTCTGTCAGTGGCTTTTGGGACTTTATGATCTTCCTGAAGTCATCAGAGAACTTGAAGCATGGGGCTCTGTTCTGGGACCTGGCTCAGCTCTTTTGGGATATCTATGTAGACTGTGTGCTCTCCAGAACCCATGGCCTAGGGAGGAGACAACTGGCGGAGGCTGAACAGAAAGTCACAGCTCTGCATTCTCAGCTCACAGAGCGAAAACAAG GGACATTTTCTCATAGTCAGAGGACACGAGTGCTGAACAAGAAAGAGCTGATTGAAGACTTAAGCGTCCATGTGCACAAGAGTGGATCTGCATTACTCCGAAGAGTTATTGGAGGGCTAGGGATAAAGAGGAAACAATGA